Within the Cryptococcus neoformans var. neoformans B-3501A chromosome 1, whole genome shotgun sequence genome, the region ATCTGCATGGAATCGTCACTCGGCACTCTGGAAGCCTCGACATCAGGATCAAACACTCGGGATTTTCTCTTTACATTGCTGATGCTAATCCAAAATTAGGTGAACATAACTTGTCGTGTTCTTTCTCGACCTTCAGTGAACGACCTCCCTACTATGTGAGCACTCTACTCTTTTTGCTTACGAATCCCATTTTCCCTTTTTACTAACCCGGCCTTCTCAGCTACCGAGAGCTCGGTACCGACTACGATGAACGCGTTCTCCCTTCCATCGTCAACGAAGTCCTCAAATCCGTCGTCGCCCAATTCAACGCTTCCCAACTCATCACCCAACGTGAGATGGTCTCCCGTCTTGTCCGTGAAAACCTCACCCGCCGGGCGAGGCGGttcaacctcatcctcgacGACGTCTCCATTACCCACGTCGCCTTCTCCCCCGAATTCACCCACGCCGTCGAGGCCAAGCAGGTCGCTCAGCAAATTGCTCAGCGTGCTGCCTTCTTGGTCGACCAGGCTATTCAGGAGAAGCAGAGTATTATCGTCAAGGCTCAGGGTGAAGCTAGAAGTGCAGAATTGATTGGTGAGGCTGTCAAGACGAATAAGGGATTCTTGCAATTGAGGAAGCTTGAGGCCGCGAGGGAGATTGCTGGGACTTTGGCACAAAGTGGGAACAGAGTCATGTTGGATGCAAAGAGCTTGTTGCTCGATGGTAAGTCCCGCTTTCATCCCATAACTCCCATCCAGTTGCTGACGCTCTTAATTGCAGTTACCGAGGATGAAGTTCTCAATGCTACGTTGAGGAAATAAGAAATAAGATTATGTTGGTTGATGACTGATTATGCATAAAGTTGACAAAACAGTATGTGCACTAATTAACACTGTAAAATAATCAGTTGTCCACGACCTCGTCCTCCACTATCGTTTCATTAGCTCTTGTATCTTAGGTGCCGTTATCAGCCAGAGTCATGTGCGGTCCCCCCAACTTACTATGGTGAAACATAATACCAGAACAGACACAACTGCGACGCTGCACGACGAGATAAAAACCCTGGAGCCGACCTGAACCCAAAAACCCTTGGTCAGCGTGATGCCGACTGGCACGATGGATGCGGCCAAGTTGACCCCTGCCTGGCCTATTATTGTTGTGAGGTGTCTATGAAtgcaaaaaagaaggaagaaactATTATAGAATCTGAAAGAATATGTAAAAATCAGCCACGCAACTGTCACGCCACAAATGGTCTCTCTCGGAATCCTCAGTGTCCCAGGCTCCCATTTCCTCGCTCACCCAACAGTTTTGATGCCCAAGTCAGATAGTCTGATGATGCAGTTAGCCGAATCAGTACCAACGCTGGACAAAGACGTATTTACCCAAAGAACCATCCGATTAGTTTGATCAACACTAGGACTAGGCTGGCCGCGGCGAAGTCATCTAAAACAAGAAACAGACGTGTGTGAGTGACGGTTATCAATCATTGAAGGGTCGAATCAGAAACCAAGCTCACTAGCACAAATTGCCAGTCGAGAAAGCCTTTCATTAAATCTTTTCATCGCTTTCAGCTCTTCCCGGCAAGCTGTCAAGTCCCCCGTGATCAAATTCCTCTCCTCGTCCGTTTCCAGGATTTTGGAAGTATACTTGTAATAAGTATCCCATTGCTGGCGAACCCAGTTCCCGAACCGCGAGACTGTGAGGCCATTTGCCTGCGGCGACCTCATGTTCAGCTGAAGTTCTTCCAAAGGGGATTTAATTGCCGTAACATAAGCCGGTTGCTGGTGAATTGGTCGGGATATTTTATGGGGGTATAACTGTTGTGGAGTTGTTGGAGGGGGAAACGCGAATGAAAACATCCTTTTTGCGTGATATTTTAGACTGTATATGTTTGTCTTGGTATTATTGACTGCCACGTTGTCGGGACGTGCGAAAGGATGTCTCACCTCACGCCATCACACTTGAGCACTCCGTCGCTGAACCAGTTCGAGAGCCACCGAACCCCCGGCCAAAGCCTCTGCCAACTTCTTGCTCCGGCAATAATAATGTATTTAGACACAGTTGTCATTTCGCCTAGCATTGCGTAGATTGACATCAATATGATCACATACATGTATACTGAATCGACGTTGAACAAACCAGTGGACCGCACTGCATTGCTTGAGTTCGCTGCTACAGGAGGGCACTTGTAAATCGAATTTAATATTACGTAATGTGTGTATTAAATAcatgtccgtcgaggggctTATGATGGTCGAGCCTTGCCTCCTACTACATACCTATTTACTAGTACTGCATAACTCTATATCCTTTCTTCCCGCCTGTTGCcacccatcatcttccatatTCCATCATTGATCTTTCTAGTCTATGCTATCTTTGCTAAACTATTAAATATCATCTATACCATTCTAATCTAATCTAACCTTGACAGTGTAAAGCAAGTAATATTAGTACGAGTCAGCTACCAGGGAACCGAAACAGTTTCAAACCGCCATCAACGCCTCTGCCATGACACGTCTGGTTGTCCACCATTTCGTCAAGTCGACCATATCACAGCTATCCGATCCCGAATCAGTTGCAAGATGCGGTCAGGACCAAGATGATAGCCCGATCATTTCATATCGAAGAAAAATGAGGGCTGGTCAATCTTTCTCCGGAGTGAAGGACCAGCGTACTTTACAGAGTTTAGAACTACGAACGGAAAGAGTAAGGTGCGTTTCGTTATTCCGCCACGGCCAGGTCTATGGATCTGATTGTAAGTACGGCAGATATCACGTTTGGACCTTATCAAGGCTTTCATCCTTGCTATTCAAACAATGTACTTCTTCCGCGTGATCTCCCGCAAATTATCGGACCCCGGCCATGGCCGTCCCCCTATCATATCTGATGAGGGCATATGCCGTTCATTATCCTCAGAAGCCATAGAGACGGCTAACGAAGTGAGCAATCTCAAATTTTAAATTTTATGAATACATACGATTGAGTCATCCTGACGCtttatttttttctttatccTGAATATTTCTCTTCAGATGTCTGGTTGCTATAGTAAGCTCTATCCCACTTCGCCAGAGTTGCTTCAACAGCTCACCGATCCaatttcctcctttccttcctttctcactTGACACGACGCATCCGTCATTAGGCACCATGTTGGGGGCTATCTTAACCTTGAATGAATGggagcaagaagagcaCATCCCCAAATCATGGGATCACCTCGAAAATCCTCCTGACGTGCGCTTCCTTTCTAGCCGACTTGATCCTGCAGTCTTCCGCCGAATGACCATGCCCGATactttcatcttcgccgCGCAGCACGTTCTTTCTCGACATAAGGATAAATTCGAAGGGAAATGGTGGGATTTGTGGTGTGTCATTCATCCTCTAGCATCAGAAGACGATCCGACAGAGCACCTTGTGCTTCCGGCTGGCGCACCTATCGATTTGCAGGATTTATCATCTCGCTTCAATCTTGAGGGTGAAAGGTTAAATGCGGAACTGTTGACAATGCTTACTGCGAGGAACGAGGTACAATCATTCCCTTCAGGTCCCAACACTTTATTATCTTTGTTAACAGTTACTATAGGCTACCGCTGTACCTACTCAATTATCTGAGACTACACAAGCAAACCTCGATTCCACTCTTACTGATTTCACAAGTAGTATTACGACTACAGAATACAATGGCGAAGGAGCACCCAGCATCTCACGCTACAGCGACCAAAGTATGTATTTTTTctacatcatccatcatttTTATTAGTCCCACTGATCGAAACTCCATATAGGCATATTAGGTCGGTAGCCCTCCAGATCTTGTTCAAGATAGTAAAAAACACGCTGCGACATCTTCGGTGCGACAGGTAAATACCCAG harbors:
- a CDS encoding hypothetical protein (Match to ESTs gb|CF189773.1|CF189773, gb|CF189774.1|CF189774; Similar to gi|46100657|gb|EAK85890.1| hypothetical protein UM05030.1 [Ustilago maydis 521], FASTA scores: opt: 1397, E(): 1.9e-73, (69.753% identity (87.654% similar) in 324 aa overlap (19-335:13-330)); HMMPfam hit to Band_7, SPFH domain / Band 7 family, score: 187.2, E(): 3.2e-53), whose product is MTEATSHLLLHFDIFLKPTIKMNRQGAEAFAKLAQQLNRARMQASGGGGGGGRGGGQMPGGFKGFMAGSGAIGTLVVGAIALNYSLFNVDGGHRAIKYSRLQGVKADIYPEGTHLVLPWFEHPVIYDVRAKPRNIASLTGTKDLQMVNITCRVLSRPSVNDLPTIYRELGTDYDERVLPSIVNEVLKSVVAQFNASQLITQREMVSRLVRENLTRRARRFNLILDDVSITHVAFSPEFTHAVEAKQVAQQIAQRAAFLVDQAIQEKQSIIVKAQGEARSAELIGEAVKTNKGFLQLRKLEAAREIAGTLAQSGNRVMLDAKSLLLDVTEDEVLNATLRK